The Catharus ustulatus isolate bCatUst1 chromosome 25, bCatUst1.pri.v2, whole genome shotgun sequence genome contains the following window.
CCCCCTGAACTCCATGGGGTCCTCCTTATCCTGGGGGTTCTGTGACAcaccccatccatccccacgGGACCACTTTATTCTGGGGGCACTGCAACCCCACAAACTCCATGGGGTCCCCTTATTCTGGGGCTCTGCACCCCCTTTAATTCCATGGATTCCCCCCTTTCTTGGGAACCCTGtgaccccccaccccccccaaacTCCACAGGAACTCCTTTACCCTGGCGGTCATGGGTCCCCCTGTGATACCCCTTTCTCGGGGCCCCCCTTTCAATCCCCTAAGCTGCAGGGGGGTCTCACTATCCTGGGGGGATAGAGACCCCACCTTGGTCCCCACAGTCTCCATGGGGGTCCCCCTTATCCTGGGGATGCAGGGGGCGATGGCTTCTCCCACCCTGGGGTCCAGGAGGGTCCAACATCCCCCCAGGGGTTACCCCACAAATGAGGGgttcccacagctcccaccacGGTCCCTCAGCATCTCAGTGCACCCCACACAGCAGCTGGACAAGGGGGAGCCCCCCATCATTTATTGAGAGTTCTGGGGGTGATCTGGGGGGCACGAGGGGTCAGCCCCTCAGTCCTTGCTGCTGCACCACTTCGCTATGCTCACGAAAATTGGGGCTTTCCTGAAGCGCTCCGAGCGCATGTAGGCAGAGATCTTGTCCAGGGCCTGGGGGAACAGCAACACGTGAGGACACGtgtcccacagggacaccacggggtcagggatggggacacgggggtgcctgggatgggcacagggacaccagggtgttggggacagggatgggcacactGGGATgtctgggatgggcacagggacaccgggatgttggggacagggatggggacaccagggggtCAGGGATGTGGACAGAGATGGACCCTGGGGTTTCAGGAATTGAGACAGGGACATTGGAGTgtcaggaatgggatggggacactgggatgtcAGTGATAGGGACACCAGGCTGTTAGGGACAAGGATTGGGCCACCAgggggtcagggatgggacCACAGAGATGACAGGAATAGGGATGGAGTCAGAAACTGGGGATTCCTGACgaggtttgggatgggacaAGGACACAGCCCCTGAGGTGTCAGGGATGGTGATGGGCACAGcgggggatggggacaccggGGTGTCAGGGATGGAGACGGCACCAAGGTGGCCCCAGGCTGTCCCGTGGCCCTGCTCACCTCGAAGCGCTGCATGAACTGGGCCAGGTTTCCCTTCAGCTCCGGACACTCAGGCACGAACATGCGCTGCTGGTCCATCACGTCGTACGCCAGGAAGTCCACGAAGGTGAGCtgggggaggagcaggggggtCAGCCCCCACAGGgattccccaaaccccccctgcaTCCCCCACCTACCTTCTGCCCTACAAACCAGGTCCGGGAGCCCAGGAACCgtgacagctcctgcagcttcttgggcagctgctccaggtacGCCGGCTTCAGCTTCTCCTGCGCAGTGTGGGGGGCACAGTTCGGgggggctgctcccccagaACTCAGGGGCATCACCCCTGACTGCAGCCAGGCAAGGGATGTGCCCCAATGCACACCGGGCTGGTGATAGCTCGGCCCCTTATCTCATGTGGGGGGACAACCCCAGGGTCAGGGGGGATCTGTCCCTCCATAACCCCCACGGGGGTACTCACAAAGTCAGGGCTGTAGCAGAGCCGGATGAAGTTCATCCTCAAATCCATGAGCTGGTTTTCCAGCAAGTCCTCGcgctgcttctcctcctctgtcTCAGCACCTGCGGGGTGGGGAAGTGTCAACCCACCCTCCATAAAATCCCCGaacccccccctccccccgggCGCGGGGACCCCCCACTCACACAAGTTGTGTTTGCGGGCGATGTAGCGCACGATCGCGTTGCTCTGGGTCAGTTTGGTGTTGCCATCGATGAGGTACGGGATCTGGGGGGGCGGGGGTGGGAGTCAGCCCCGGTGACCCCTACACCCCCCTCCACACCCCCTCCACACCCTCCCCATCACCTACGTTGGGGAAGTCGAGCCCCAGTTTCTCCTTCTCGCTGGTCCACTCGCTCGGGTCATggtcaggggctggggggacagagaGATTGGGGGGGCTCCCCCAGACCCTCTGCCCCTCAGCAATGGGGGCATGCGGACATTGGGGTGTCCCCCTGTGCCCGCGGCAGGCGGTGAGCTCTCCCGGGACAGCGCGGGCTGATAAGGGAGAGCGCTGCGCCCGGGACGGGGCAAGGTCCTCGAACCGGCGGGGACGGGGCAGACAGAG
Protein-coding sequences here:
- the LOC117007255 gene encoding glutathione S-transferase 2 isoform X2, translating into MVVILGYWDVRGMAQPIRMLLEYTDTPYQERKYHLGPAPDHDPSEWTSEKEKLGLDFPNIPYLIDGNTKLTQSNAIVRYIARKHNLCAETEEEKQREDLLENQLMDLRMNFIRLCYSPDFEKLKPAYLEQLPKKLQELSRFLGSRTWFVGQKLTFVDFLAYDVMDQQRMFVPECPELKGNLAQFMQRFEALDKISAYMRSERFRKAPIFVSIAKWCSSKD
- the LOC117007255 gene encoding glutathione S-transferase 2 isoform X3; this encodes MVVILGYWDVRGMAQPIRMLLEYTDTPYQERKYHLGPAPDHDPSEWTSEKEKLGLDFPNIPYLIDGNTKLTQSNAIVRYIARKHNLCAETEEEKQREDLLENQLMDLRMNFIRLCYSPDFEKLKPAYLEQLPKKLQELSRFLGSRTWFVGQKLTFVDFLAYDVMDQQRMFVPECPELKGNLAQFMQRFEALDKISAYMRSGRFMKTPIFWRTAKWCNTKE